The following proteins are co-located in the Dyadobacter chenwenxiniae genome:
- a CDS encoding TonB-dependent receptor has protein sequence MTKSIFTCLLLLAGFCSIAQGFKISGRVLDAQGEPLIGASVLEKGTNNGTITNASGAYTLSVSRSNAVIVVTFVGYSIVEREAKANATLDFTLAEASILNQVTVVGSRNGNRSSTDTPSPVDVIDIREITTKQGQLDVNQLLQFAAPSFNSNRQTGSDGADHVDPASLRGLGPDQTLVLINGKRRHQSALVNLFGSRGRGNTGTDLNAIPAAAIERIEILRDGAAAQYGSDAIAGVINIVLKETVDQLTANANAGIYKAKYRFDNKNFDGLNYNVNLNYGFKIAEKGFVNVTADYNFRDHTNRANTVSDEADLARRQYGDPKINNAALYYNAKVPLGQNFQVYSFGGINKRKGDAYAWTRFADDDRNVPSVYPNGFDPIIASTIDDRAVTGGVRGIWKLWDIDLSNTYGYNKFQFDVRNSINTSLGEGSQTEFDAGGFQLAQNVTNLNISRYYKGILQGLNIAFGGEFRTERYKIFAGERPSYYNYDPTLAGGSQGFPGYSPADVTDQSRSNAGAYLDIEADLTKKLLIDAAVRFESYSDFGTTLNGKVGLRYKITNSIALRGSVSTGFRAPSLAQKYFNSTFTNFVNGEAVDVLLANNNSDVTRSLGIPKLKEETSQNASIGLTLNPAPGLSVTVDGYYVKVKDRVVLTGQFSDEDEDIGNLLKALRVGKAQFFTNALSYTTTKGIDLIVAHSAALGVGRLSTTLAANFNQMDLGPVNTVPRLRGKEDTYFDERERRFVLASAPPSKINLTFDYAIDKLSFMLRFVRFGEVKLANWDYELDIYNAKVQTDLTANYKLNKNFSISIGGSNILDVYPDMSLPALTESGGGWDPVQMGSNGAFFFTRLGFRF, from the coding sequence ATGACAAAATCAATTTTTACGTGTCTGCTCCTGCTGGCGGGTTTTTGCTCGATAGCGCAGGGCTTTAAGATTTCCGGGAGGGTTCTTGATGCGCAGGGAGAGCCGCTGATTGGTGCTTCGGTTTTGGAAAAAGGAACGAACAACGGCACCATTACAAATGCGAGCGGAGCATACACGCTTTCCGTGAGCCGCTCCAATGCAGTTATTGTTGTGACCTTTGTGGGATATAGCATTGTCGAGCGAGAAGCTAAGGCGAACGCCACGCTGGATTTCACATTAGCGGAAGCATCCATTCTGAACCAGGTGACCGTTGTTGGTTCGCGCAACGGTAACCGGTCATCCACGGACACGCCGTCGCCGGTGGATGTGATCGATATTCGTGAAATTACGACGAAACAAGGCCAATTGGATGTGAATCAGCTGCTGCAATTTGCGGCTCCTTCTTTTAATTCAAACAGGCAAACCGGTTCCGATGGTGCAGATCACGTAGATCCTGCCTCACTTCGCGGCCTCGGCCCTGATCAGACATTGGTTTTGATCAATGGAAAAAGGCGCCATCAATCTGCATTAGTTAACCTTTTCGGATCAAGAGGTCGTGGAAATACGGGCACAGATCTGAATGCTATTCCCGCCGCAGCCATTGAGCGCATCGAAATTTTAAGGGACGGGGCCGCGGCGCAATACGGTTCGGATGCAATTGCGGGCGTGATCAACATTGTTTTGAAAGAAACGGTTGACCAGCTTACAGCAAATGCAAATGCCGGAATTTATAAGGCCAAATATCGATTTGATAACAAGAATTTCGACGGCCTGAATTATAATGTTAATCTCAATTATGGCTTCAAAATCGCGGAAAAAGGTTTTGTCAATGTGACTGCCGACTATAATTTCCGCGATCACACCAACCGCGCCAACACCGTCTCCGACGAAGCCGACCTGGCCAGAAGGCAGTATGGCGACCCGAAGATCAATAACGCGGCATTGTATTATAATGCGAAAGTTCCCCTCGGTCAGAATTTTCAGGTTTATAGTTTCGGCGGCATTAACAAGCGCAAGGGCGACGCTTATGCCTGGACGCGATTTGCTGACGACGACCGCAATGTGCCGTCGGTTTATCCCAACGGCTTTGACCCGATTATCGCCAGCACAATTGATGACAGGGCTGTTACAGGTGGTGTACGCGGCATTTGGAAGTTATGGGACATTGATTTGAGCAACACTTACGGTTATAATAAATTCCAGTTTGATGTCCGTAATTCGATTAACACGTCCTTAGGCGAGGGGTCGCAGACGGAGTTTGATGCGGGTGGCTTTCAACTAGCGCAGAATGTGACTAACCTGAACATTTCGCGCTACTATAAGGGTATTTTGCAAGGTTTGAACATTGCTTTCGGCGGAGAATTCCGGACTGAGCGTTACAAGATCTTCGCGGGAGAGCGGCCATCATACTATAATTATGATCCGACATTAGCGGGCGGGTCACAAGGGTTTCCAGGTTACAGTCCTGCTGACGTGACGGACCAAAGTCGTTCCAATGCAGGTGCATATCTCGACATCGAAGCCGATTTGACTAAAAAGCTGCTGATTGATGCAGCCGTTCGGTTTGAAAGTTACAGCGACTTTGGTACGACATTGAATGGAAAAGTGGGTCTGCGTTACAAAATCACCAATTCAATTGCTCTGCGCGGATCGGTAAGCACCGGTTTCCGTGCGCCGTCACTTGCCCAGAAATATTTCAATTCCACATTTACCAATTTTGTCAACGGGGAGGCTGTGGATGTGCTGCTGGCTAACAACAATAGCGATGTTACCAGGTCGCTTGGTATTCCAAAGTTAAAGGAAGAAACTTCACAAAATGCCAGCATAGGACTTACGCTGAACCCTGCACCAGGACTTTCGGTTACGGTGGATGGTTATTATGTGAAAGTGAAAGATCGCGTTGTGCTCACCGGCCAGTTCAGTGACGAGGACGAGGATATTGGCAATTTGCTGAAAGCATTACGGGTAGGAAAAGCACAGTTTTTTACCAACGCATTGTCTTACACAACTACAAAAGGAATTGATCTGATCGTGGCACATTCTGCTGCATTGGGCGTTGGGCGATTAAGCACGACATTGGCAGCTAATTTCAATCAAATGGACCTTGGGCCGGTTAACACGGTTCCGAGATTGCGGGGAAAAGAGGACACGTATTTTGATGAAAGGGAGCGGCGCTTCGTGCTTGCTTCTGCGCCACCTTCAAAAATCAACCTGACATTCGATTACGCAATTGATAAGCTCAGTTTTATGCTGCGTTTTGTCCGTTTCGGAGAGGTGAAGCTGGCAAACTGGGATTATGAGCTTGATATTTATAATGCAAAAGTTCAAACTGATTTGACGGCAAATTATAAACTCAACAAGAACTTTTCCATTTCCATTGGCGGAAGCAACATTCTGGATGTTTATCCGGATATGTCACTGCCGGCGTTAACGGAATCGGGTGGCGGTTGGGATCCGGTTCAGATGGGCAGCAATGGCGCCTTTTTCTTTACACGGCTTGGTTTCAGGTTTTGA
- a CDS encoding cytochrome c maturation protein CcmE domain-containing protein codes for MKKIQIFGLIIIAVAIGIIVSTAGDASTYVDFTKAKEMAQDGDAESIHVVGKLKKDASGHIIGMEYQPQVDPNYFAFTLIDNNQVEQRVVYKNSKPQDFDKSEQVVVVGKMINGQFSAEKILMKCPSKYENGKMETTEHTAEQS; via the coding sequence ATGAAAAAGATACAAATATTCGGTTTGATCATCATTGCTGTGGCTATTGGCATCATCGTGTCAACAGCCGGCGACGCGAGCACTTACGTCGATTTTACCAAAGCGAAGGAAATGGCGCAGGATGGTGATGCGGAAAGCATTCACGTGGTGGGCAAGCTTAAAAAAGATGCATCCGGGCACATTATAGGCATGGAATATCAGCCGCAGGTCGATCCTAATTATTTTGCATTTACATTAATTGACAACAACCAGGTTGAGCAGAGAGTCGTTTATAAAAACTCAAAACCGCAGGATTTTGATAAATCAGAGCAGGTTGTTGTGGTAGGCAAAATGATCAACGGTCAATTTTCAGCCGAAAAAATCCTCATGAAATGCCCATCGAAATACGAGAACGGCAAAATGGAAACTACTGAACATACAGCAGAACAATCATGA
- the ccsA gene encoding cytochrome c biogenesis protein CcsA produces the protein MRKTWWKILCIVIIFYVIVMGLMGPVPRLAIINESIRNTYFHVALWLAMTTLLFASMIFSIRYLNKGRIGDDDIASELAKSAIFFGILGCLTGSVWANYTWGDPWPNDPKLNGAAVGILIYLAYLLLRSSFEDEQRRARISSVYNIFAFAVFIPIIYILPRLTDSLHPGSGGNSTFGSYDFDNNIRKVFYPAIIGYILLGLWLAELRVRIKVINRVRDEALIASDKTASNTH, from the coding sequence ATGAGAAAGACCTGGTGGAAAATCCTCTGCATAGTAATCATATTCTATGTCATTGTTATGGGTCTGATGGGCCCGGTTCCGCGCCTTGCCATCATCAATGAAAGCATTCGTAACACCTATTTTCACGTAGCGCTATGGCTGGCCATGACTACGCTGCTTTTTGCGTCCATGATTTTTTCAATCCGTTATTTGAATAAAGGACGCATAGGTGACGACGACATTGCAAGCGAACTGGCCAAATCTGCCATATTCTTTGGAATTTTAGGCTGTCTTACCGGCTCCGTTTGGGCCAACTATACCTGGGGCGATCCATGGCCTAACGACCCTAAACTGAATGGTGCAGCAGTCGGCATCCTGATTTATCTCGCTTACCTTTTGCTGAGAAGCTCCTTCGAGGACGAGCAACGCAGAGCCCGGATTTCTTCGGTTTATAACATTTTTGCATTCGCCGTTTTTATTCCAATCATTTACATCCTGCCGCGGCTGACCGATTCTTTGCACCCTGGCAGCGGCGGGAACAGCACATTCGGTTCCTACGATTTCGATAATAATATCAGGAAGGTTTTCTACCCAGCCATTATCGGCTACATTCTGCTGGGATTATGGCTGGCTGAGCTTCGGGTCCGGATTAAAGTGATCAACCGGGTAAGGGACGAAGCATTGATCGCCTCCGATAAAACTGCCTCAAACACGCACTAA
- a CDS encoding DUF5916 domain-containing protein has product MMMINGFGKPAIPFKSIRYKPGITKWGINFSRQDLTISEKSAWAPVPRQFPSASLAYTGVLAWDVPPPNPGPNISVIPYFANRLTKDFQKDTPNKYKPAVGGDVKIGLTPSLNLDLTVNPDFSQVDVDVQQTNLDRFELFFPERRQFFLENADLFANFGYATIRPFFSRRIGLGVPIQFGARMSGKINKNWRIGMLDVQTGSSDSLTPRNNYAVFALQRQLLARSNVRFIFVNKDATNYNLERHSATNRYNRNIGAEFNLASAKNLWTGKVMVLKSFTPGKSTDDFTHAADLKFNKANFFWQWQHEYVGKNYNAEVGYVPNAVRMGYYKISPNVGYLFFVKDPRIISHGPKLISNVFWDKKFDLSDREFILSYNLNFINRATVAVWGSSNYVRLLRPFDPTNLGVGTLPTGSEHNWKAAGFDIVSGPQNRLTYAASGIFGGYYQNGNRNNLRAELGYRVQPYVAITMAGNYNDIRLPEPWKRTQLWLVGPRLDFTFTNNLFFTTFMQYNNQADNINLNARLQWRYKPASDLFIVYTDNYLPENFRVKNRAVVLKFTYWWNL; this is encoded by the coding sequence ATGATGATGATAAATGGGTTTGGGAAGCCCGCTATCCCATTCAAAAGCATTCGCTACAAACCCGGGATCACAAAATGGGGTATCAATTTCAGCCGTCAGGACCTGACCATTTCTGAAAAATCGGCATGGGCACCTGTTCCCCGCCAGTTTCCTTCCGCTTCACTTGCGTATACGGGCGTGCTCGCGTGGGATGTGCCGCCGCCCAACCCAGGCCCCAACATTTCCGTTATTCCCTATTTTGCAAATCGCTTGACAAAGGATTTTCAAAAAGACACACCCAACAAATACAAGCCTGCCGTCGGTGGTGACGTGAAGATTGGACTCACGCCTTCCCTTAATCTTGATTTGACGGTTAATCCCGACTTTTCCCAGGTAGATGTGGATGTCCAGCAGACCAACCTGGACCGTTTTGAATTGTTCTTCCCCGAACGGCGTCAGTTCTTTCTCGAAAACGCTGACCTTTTTGCTAATTTCGGGTACGCTACCATTCGGCCTTTTTTCTCCCGGCGCATCGGATTGGGAGTCCCGATCCAGTTTGGTGCCCGCATGAGCGGAAAGATTAATAAAAACTGGCGAATCGGAATGCTTGATGTGCAAACGGGTTCCTCCGACAGCCTTACCCCCAGGAATAACTATGCTGTTTTCGCACTGCAACGGCAGTTGCTGGCGCGTTCCAATGTCCGTTTTATTTTCGTAAACAAAGACGCGACAAACTATAATTTAGAGCGGCATAGCGCCACAAACCGCTATAACCGTAACATCGGAGCTGAATTTAACCTAGCCAGTGCCAAAAATCTGTGGACAGGAAAAGTAATGGTCCTCAAATCATTCACGCCTGGAAAGTCAACGGATGATTTCACACACGCGGCGGATTTGAAATTCAATAAAGCCAATTTCTTCTGGCAATGGCAGCATGAATATGTGGGCAAAAATTACAACGCCGAGGTGGGCTACGTGCCCAATGCGGTCAGGATGGGTTATTATAAAATCAGCCCGAACGTGGGTTATCTTTTTTTCGTGAAAGATCCCAGGATTATCAGCCACGGCCCAAAACTGATCAGCAATGTTTTCTGGGATAAAAAATTCGATCTCAGTGATCGTGAATTTATCCTTTCCTATAACCTGAACTTTATTAACCGTGCAACAGTGGCAGTTTGGGGTTCAAGCAATTATGTGCGCTTATTGAGGCCCTTTGACCCTACGAACCTGGGCGTGGGCACATTGCCAACGGGCAGTGAGCATAACTGGAAGGCCGCGGGTTTCGACATTGTCTCCGGTCCGCAGAATCGACTTACTTACGCCGCATCGGGTATTTTTGGTGGGTATTATCAAAACGGAAACCGCAATAACCTGCGCGCCGAACTTGGCTACCGCGTTCAGCCTTACGTTGCCATCACAATGGCCGGGAACTACAACGACATACGACTCCCTGAGCCGTGGAAGAGAACCCAACTCTGGCTTGTAGGCCCGCGTTTGGACTTCACATTCACAAACAACCTCTTTTTTACGACGTTCAT
- the ccsA gene encoding cytochrome c biogenesis protein CcsA, with protein MIHSTIGSAGHLLVIIAFVTALVATFAYFKAGMSGINVEDAKVWKKFGRAVFYFHVAAVIGVVFSLYWIIGNHYFEYHYAWKNSSLSLPTGYTISSFWQDQEGSFLLWIFWNVVLGCVLIFTNRSWEAPVMTVFALVQAFLTSMILGIVIPGLDLKIGSTPFLLLKEVMPDLPVYQMDPNFIPKDGNGLNPLLQNYWMVIHPPTLFLGFATTLIPFSFAIAGLWTKKIQEWIRPALPWALFSAMILCIGILMGAYWAYETLNFGGYWNWDPVENSSIVPWLILVAAVHTMIIGRKNATALKTSFILTIATFILILYSTFMTRSGVLGNASVHSFTDLGLSGQLLIYLLTFTLVAIGLLIYRWKDLPSDEEEVSTYSQEFWIFIGATLLCLSGFQILATTSIPVYNKIAEAFGTVLNMALPADQIGHYNKFQLWFFSLIVILTGVGQFFWWKRVGQNKLQALYNPLLISLLISAAIITVQGVKEIQYIVLLTSAVFAIVANGTILLNIIRGNYNLSGGAITHIGVALMLIGILFSSAYTKVVSINNSGLMISRSEEFTNNDNKENKENITLWLNKPEKMGDYMLTWRDVRVEPRKIPGYIPKSWVDIIEGDFHAVALRDIVVDGKKYNVKGDTIELFPENFYYEIEYREPSGRIFSLFPRVQINPRMGGIVSSPDIQRKLDKDLYTHVNMVTNPTAEPVWSQTENFTISMRDTFFVNDYVAILDNVVRTEQVEGVKLGEGDAAVKAVIRVLDKDKEYVVTPSFVIRDRMVARKPEVNNDLGMRIQFQEINPQTGQFSFAVNTTQRDFIVMKAIEKPLINVLWLGTFVLMIGFLMATIRRFKDFIKIRDRENQSTDKKPKIKAQAV; from the coding sequence ATGATTCACAGCACAATCGGAAGTGCAGGTCACCTGCTGGTAATTATTGCTTTTGTAACTGCGCTCGTCGCCACATTCGCTTATTTCAAAGCGGGGATGTCGGGCATTAATGTCGAAGATGCCAAGGTTTGGAAAAAATTCGGCCGTGCCGTCTTCTATTTCCACGTTGCAGCTGTGATCGGCGTGGTTTTCTCCCTGTACTGGATTATTGGAAACCATTATTTTGAATATCATTACGCCTGGAAAAACTCGTCGCTTTCATTGCCAACTGGCTATACCATTTCCAGTTTCTGGCAAGATCAGGAAGGAAGTTTCCTCTTGTGGATCTTCTGGAATGTAGTTTTGGGATGTGTACTGATTTTCACAAATCGTTCCTGGGAAGCTCCGGTCATGACCGTTTTCGCATTGGTCCAGGCATTTTTGACCTCCATGATCCTGGGTATTGTCATTCCGGGCCTGGATCTAAAAATTGGTTCAACACCATTTTTGCTGCTTAAAGAAGTAATGCCAGATCTACCTGTATATCAGATGGATCCCAACTTTATCCCAAAGGACGGGAACGGACTTAACCCGCTTTTGCAGAACTACTGGATGGTCATTCACCCTCCTACCCTGTTCCTTGGTTTTGCCACAACATTAATTCCATTCTCGTTCGCGATCGCCGGGTTATGGACTAAAAAGATCCAGGAATGGATTCGCCCGGCATTGCCCTGGGCGCTGTTTTCGGCCATGATTCTTTGCATTGGGATTTTAATGGGCGCTTACTGGGCCTATGAAACGCTGAATTTCGGTGGTTACTGGAACTGGGATCCCGTTGAAAACTCTTCTATTGTGCCCTGGCTGATTTTGGTTGCCGCAGTGCATACCATGATCATCGGACGTAAAAATGCCACAGCGCTAAAAACCTCGTTTATCCTCACGATAGCGACATTTATCCTGATTCTTTATTCCACATTCATGACGCGCAGCGGCGTTTTGGGTAATGCTTCTGTGCATTCATTTACAGATTTGGGACTTTCTGGTCAGCTGCTGATTTATCTCTTAACATTCACGCTCGTTGCAATTGGTCTTCTAATTTATCGCTGGAAGGATCTGCCAAGTGACGAAGAGGAAGTTTCCACATATTCCCAGGAATTCTGGATTTTTATCGGCGCAACATTGCTGTGCTTGTCGGGTTTCCAGATTCTTGCAACGACTTCAATTCCGGTTTACAACAAAATCGCCGAAGCGTTCGGAACCGTCCTGAATATGGCGCTTCCTGCGGATCAGATCGGCCATTACAACAAATTCCAGCTTTGGTTTTTCTCGCTGATCGTCATTCTGACCGGTGTAGGGCAGTTTTTCTGGTGGAAAAGGGTTGGTCAAAATAAATTGCAGGCCCTTTATAACCCTTTGCTTATCTCCCTGCTTATTAGTGCGGCAATCATTACTGTCCAGGGTGTCAAAGAAATTCAATATATCGTTCTGCTGACGTCTGCTGTTTTTGCAATTGTAGCGAACGGAACCATTCTTTTGAACATTATCCGTGGTAATTACAACCTGTCGGGCGGCGCGATTACGCACATTGGCGTTGCATTGATGCTGATTGGAATTTTGTTCTCTTCTGCTTATACCAAAGTTGTTTCGATCAACAATTCGGGTTTGATGATTTCACGGAGCGAGGAATTTACGAATAATGACAATAAAGAAAACAAAGAGAACATTACGCTCTGGCTCAACAAGCCTGAGAAAATGGGCGACTATATGCTTACCTGGCGCGATGTGCGCGTAGAGCCGCGCAAAATCCCCGGTTATATTCCAAAAAGTTGGGTAGATATCATTGAAGGTGACTTTCACGCCGTTGCTTTAAGAGACATTGTTGTCGACGGCAAAAAGTATAATGTTAAAGGGGACACTATTGAGCTTTTCCCGGAAAACTTCTATTACGAAATCGAATACAGGGAGCCGTCAGGACGGATTTTCAGCCTTTTTCCAAGGGTGCAGATTAATCCGAGAATGGGTGGCATTGTTTCCTCTCCGGACATTCAGCGGAAGCTCGACAAGGATCTTTATACGCACGTAAACATGGTTACCAATCCTACTGCAGAGCCGGTTTGGAGCCAGACGGAGAACTTCACGATCAGCATGCGCGACACATTCTTTGTGAACGATTACGTCGCGATCCTGGATAACGTTGTGCGTACGGAGCAGGTTGAGGGCGTGAAGCTGGGCGAGGGAGATGCCGCGGTTAAGGCAGTGATCCGTGTGCTGGATAAAGATAAAGAATATGTGGTAACCCCATCGTTCGTGATCCGCGACCGCATGGTGGCACGTAAGCCTGAGGTGAACAACGACCTGGGCATGCGCATCCAGTTTCAGGAGATCAATCCTCAGACGGGACAGTTCTCGTTCGCAGTGAACACCACCCAGCGCGACTTTATCGTGATGAAAGCCATTGAAAAACCATTGATCAATGTTCTTTGGCTGGGCACATTTGTATTAATGATCGGATTCTTGATGGCGACTATCCGCCGGTTTAAGGACTTCATCAAAATTAGAGACAGGGAAAACCAGTCGACCGATAAAAAACCGAAGATCAAGGCTCAGGCTGTTTAA
- a CDS encoding carbohydrate binding family 9 domain-containing protein, with amino-acid sequence MRKISILNFIFFCLIISKSIAQKPNEKYQYNIHSATSSVNIDGVADDLAWESPEIANNFFMITPMDTSFSRALTDVKMCYDKENLYILVVNYKPVKGSIIVESLKRDFSFGKNDNFLLFMDTFDDKTNGFSFGANAAGAPWDGQQGDGGTVDLSWDNKWVSAVKNDDDKWVWEARYPIQKHSLQTRDHKMGYQFQPSGPDHF; translated from the coding sequence GTGCGAAAAATTTCTATCCTAAACTTTATTTTTTTCTGTTTAATCATTTCCAAAAGCATTGCTCAGAAACCCAATGAAAAATATCAGTACAATATTCATTCCGCGACGTCATCCGTAAATATTGACGGCGTTGCCGACGACCTCGCCTGGGAGTCGCCCGAGATTGCGAACAACTTTTTTATGATCACGCCCATGGACACCAGTTTTTCCCGGGCGCTTACGGATGTAAAGATGTGTTATGACAAGGAAAACCTCTACATTCTGGTTGTTAATTATAAACCAGTTAAAGGCTCAATCATTGTCGAATCGCTGAAAAGGGACTTTTCTTTCGGAAAAAATGACAATTTCCTTCTTTTCATGGACACATTTGATGACAAAACCAACGGTTTTTCATTCGGTGCCAATGCAGCAGGCGCCCCATGGGATGGCCAGCAGGGAGACGGCGGAACGGTCGATTTGAGCTGGGATAATAAATGGGTGAGTGCTGTTAAAAATGATGATGATAAATGGGTTTGGGAAGCCCGCTATCCCATTCAAAAGCATTCGCTACAAACCCGGGATCACAAAATGGGGTATCAATTTCAGCCGTCAGGACCTGACCATTTCTGA
- a CDS encoding DUF3817 domain-containing protein has translation MISTLIKSALGRLRIVAFLEGISYLVLLGIAMPLKYIAGLPQAVRVVGMVHGVLFVLFVILLIQVATERSWSFKKSLLSFISSLVPFGTFYADAKWFRE, from the coding sequence ATGATTTCCACGCTGATAAAATCTGCCCTTGGCCGCCTTCGCATTGTTGCATTTCTTGAAGGGATTTCTTACCTCGTATTGCTTGGGATTGCGATGCCATTGAAATATATCGCAGGACTTCCGCAAGCCGTCCGTGTCGTAGGCATGGTCCATGGTGTTCTTTTCGTCCTTTTTGTCATTTTATTGATCCAGGTTGCCACGGAAAGAAGTTGGTCTTTCAAAAAATCATTACTGTCATTCATTTCGTCCCTTGTGCCGTTTGGTACATTTTATGCGGATGCAAAGTGGTTCCGAGAGTAA
- a CDS encoding CcmD family protein: MKKVSLLLLTLFLISGNLFAQAVDNGVAMADKLREDGKIWVVVAVIAVIFAGIAINMLRIDSKVSKIEKELNIK, encoded by the coding sequence ATGAAAAAAGTCTCCCTCTTGCTGTTAACCCTATTTTTGATTTCGGGAAACTTGTTTGCGCAAGCCGTTGACAATGGCGTTGCTATGGCCGACAAGCTTCGTGAAGATGGCAAAATATGGGTTGTTGTGGCTGTCATTGCCGTTATTTTTGCGGGAATTGCAATCAATATGCTTCGGATAGATTCCAAAGTAAGCAAAATCGAAAAGGAATTAAATATCAAGTAA